TTCCCTCTTAAAGGTGAAGTCGGCAAAGGGCTGCGGCGCCTGCGCCGCAAGCGGGCCTGCCCCTGCGAGAATCGCAACAGACACCAAAAGGTATAAAAATCTCATAGCGGGCGCTGCTCTGCCTCTGATTTATTGTCGCCAGTATCGCAAATATCCGGGCTTCACGCCAGCATTGTTCCTTACCATGACCTGAACCACCCACATTTGCGCCACAATTCCTGCTTCAAAGCCTTTTTCAAACAATTTTTCAGAGTTTCTTTTGTTATCTTTCAGTATCTTAAGATTTTTCTCTAACTATTTTTGGAGTGCACGAAAATTGGTCCAGTGACGCCAAATTCCCGCCCGATTTGACCGGCTATATGGCATCACACCACGACGGCAACGGACCATAAAACACTGGGGGTCCTGAACTGAAGCGGGTGTAACAACACAAGCAACTGATCCTTTGGAGGGACCAAACCATGATTAAATTCTTCAAAAACTTCTCGAAAGACGAAGACGGCGCAGTAACGGTTGACTGGGTCGTGCTGACCGCAGCAGTCGTTGGCCTCGGCATCGCCGGCGTGTCCACCGTCAGCACCGGCATCGGCAACCTCGCCACCTCAATCGGCACCGAAGTGGGCGGCTCGACAGTTGTCGACCTCGGCACCCTGGGTCAGCAGTAATCCAGGCGCCCGAGCCTGACACAGGATCGGGCACTCAATTAAAATGGCCACGGATAGGTTCTATCCGTGGCCATTTCCTTGCCTGCCCCACCCATGTCCCGCGCGTCTTAATGGCGCTATATCGCCCCCGCTTGTCCCTGATTTTGACACAATGGCGCGATATCACAGGCTTTGATCTCCGGTTACATGCCGGACCACGTCTTGCGATGAAAGGGAAACCCCATGCGAGCAGTTTTCGGATTGGTGCTGATCGTGGGCCTCGGGCTCGCGGGATTTGCTGTCTACATGGCCAAGAATTACATCGACGGATATCAGCGGCAACTGGAGGCAGAGCGTCAGCAACGCGCCCCCGTCATCGAAACCGTTGACATTTTTGTCGCCACCCGCGCCTTGCAATATGGCGAGGCCCTCGACAAAGACGCGGTGCGCCTCACCGCCTTTCCCAAAACATCCCTGCCCGAAGGCGTGTTCAAAGCGACAGAAGAGCTTTTCCCGAAAGGCGAGACCGTCGCGCGCCGCGCCCTGCGGCGGATGGAAATGAACGAGCCTATCTTGGCCGTCAAGGTGACAGAGCCGGGTGCAGAGGTGGGCATCACCTCGCAACTCGAACGCGGCATGCGCGCCTTTGCCATAAAGGTCGATGTGACCAGCGGTGTTTCGGGCTTTCTTCGGCCCGGCGATACCATCGACATCTATTGGACCGGCAGCGTCGGCGCGGGGAACATGCGCACCGAAGGCAATTCCATGGGCGAAGTGACCAAACTTATTGAAAACGGGGTCAAGCTGATTGCCGTGGATCAGGTGGCCGACATGGATACCTCCGAGACGGTCATCGCCCGCACCGTAACCGTCGCCGTCAAACCGCAACAGGTTGCGGCGCTTGCTCAGGCCCAATCGACCGGGCGTCTGTCGCTGTCGCTTGTGGGCGCGCTTGACGATACCGTGGCCGAGGTGATCGAAGTGGATCAACACAGGTTGCTTGGCATCACCGCCGAAGCTGTGATCGAACAGGCCCCCCTGCCCGAGACCTGCACCATCCGCACAAGGCGGGGTGCCGAGGTGATCGAAACCCCGATCCCCTGCACCAACTGACACGCTGCATATTGTCGAGATAAGGCACCCGCACACGGGTGCCTTTTTCGTGTTCAGGAAATTAGACACACTCCTAAGAAAAATACGCAAAACTGTATTGATTCTTGAAAAAAATTCCGAACTGTCCCAAAGTAAATCAAATGCGGGCG
The nucleotide sequence above comes from Roseovarius mucosus. Encoded proteins:
- a CDS encoding Flp family type IVb pilin, with protein sequence MIKFFKNFSKDEDGAVTVDWVVLTAAVVGLGIAGVSTVSTGIGNLATSIGTEVGGSTVVDLGTLGQQ
- the cpaB gene encoding Flp pilus assembly protein CpaB translates to MRAVFGLVLIVGLGLAGFAVYMAKNYIDGYQRQLEAERQQRAPVIETVDIFVATRALQYGEALDKDAVRLTAFPKTSLPEGVFKATEELFPKGETVARRALRRMEMNEPILAVKVTEPGAEVGITSQLERGMRAFAIKVDVTSGVSGFLRPGDTIDIYWTGSVGAGNMRTEGNSMGEVTKLIENGVKLIAVDQVADMDTSETVIARTVTVAVKPQQVAALAQAQSTGRLSLSLVGALDDTVAEVIEVDQHRLLGITAEAVIEQAPLPETCTIRTRRGAEVIETPIPCTN